From Pagrus major chromosome 18, Pma_NU_1.0, a single genomic window includes:
- the LOC141013538 gene encoding histamine H2 receptor-like, whose amino-acid sequence MLSSVMLGVLLSFLILLTVGGNVLVCLAVCASRRLRCLTNCFIVSLAVTDLLLGLLVLPFSALLALNEEWPLGPVFCNFYISMDVMLCTASILTLLAISVDRYLAVTMPLRYTSVVLPWRVAVAMASVWTVSVAVSFLPIQMGWNTVNGTVQNQGPWAPEKRCRFELNRPYVLTDSLLTFYLPLIAMCWTYLRILRIARAQAKRIISARPTCITTYNCRNNPSTSTTVVSSVTVVAFREHKATVTLAAVIGAFVVCWLPYFILFTVLGLKEHPDPSTVPAFPFVLWLGYTNSALNPMLYGALNRDFRSAYARLLRCRCPTYSGWRSRQPSPVVTAARDELTEVTLLCGLTPPTCRAGQTDQNFMLQEINSRTATATVQIANGTAAMDVNGNESNHTIYNLTNKYGRTSDLSNSTRHQQELLYVHSQPPSQVRTNDEASTWMEPKVWLSDSQPSNRATCGYALELTVDSIDALEDQMRPAD is encoded by the exons ATGTTGTCAAGCGTGATGCTTGGGGTCCTTCTGtccttcctcatcctcctgacTGTCGGCGGTAATGTGCTGGTGTGCCTGGCTGTCTGCGCCTCTCGACGCCTCCGCTGCCTCACTAACTGCTTCATCGTGTCGCTGGCTGTGACAGACTTGCTGCTCGGCCTCCTTGTCCTTCCTTTCTCGGCCCTCCTCGCACTTAACGAAGAGTGGCCGCTTGGACCCGTCTTTTGCAACTTCTACATCTCAATGGATGTCATGCTGTGCACCGCCTCCATCCTCACCCTCCTGGCCATCAGCGTGGACCGCTACCTGGCTGTGACAATGCCTCTGAGATACACCTCGGTGGTGCTGCCATGGAGAGTTGCTGTAGCCATGGCCAGCGTCTGGACAGTGTCTGTGGCTGTGTCTTTCTTGCCCATCCAAATGGGTTGGAACACCGTTAATGGCACAGTCCAGAACCAGGGGCCTTGGGCTCCAGAAAAGAGATGTCGTTTTGAACTCAACAGACCCTACGTACTGACAGACTCTCTCCTCACTTTCTACCTGCCTCTGATAGCTATGTGCTGGACTTACCTCCGAATACTTCGCATTGCACGGGCACAGGCCAAACGCATCATCAGTGCCCGACCCACTTGCATCACCACCTACAACTGCAGGAACAATCCTTCCACCAGCACCACTGTGGTTTCCAGTGTAACAGTGGTGGCATTCCGGGAGCACAAAGCCACAGTGACACTGGCAGCAGTGATAGGGGCTTTTGTAGTGTGCTGGCTGCCGTATTTCATCCTGTTCACGGTATTGGGCCTGAAGGAGCATCCAGACCCTAGCACAGTACCAGCATTCCCCTTTGTGTTGTGGCTGGGTTACACCAACTCAGCCCTCAACCCTATGCTCTATGGAGCCCTTAACAGAGACTTCAGGTCAGCTTACGCCCGTCTACTAAGATGCCGATGCCCTACTTACAGTGGGTGGAGGAGCCGACAGCCATCTCCCGTTGTAACAGCAG CCAGAGATGAGCTCACAGAGGTGACACTGCTGTGTGGTCTCACCCCTCCCACCTGCAGGGCAGGTCAAACAGATCAAAACTTCATGCTTCAAGAAATAAACAGCAGGACAGCCACGGCAACTGTCCAAATTGCAAATGGCACTGCTGCCATGGATGTCAATGGCAACGAAAG cAATCACACCATCTATAATCTAACAAACAAATATGGAAGAACATCGGACCTCAGCAACTCCACACGTCATCAGCAAGAACTACTCTATGTGCATAGCCAGCCTCCATCCCAGGTCAGAACAAATGATGAGGCTTCTACGTGGATGGAGCCTAAAGTCTGGTTGTCTGACAGCCAACCATCAAACAGGGCAACATGTGGATATGCTCTTGAGCTTACTGTTGATAGTATTGATGCACTGGAGGACCAAATGAGACCAGCCGATTAA